In Streptomyces sp. NBC_00704, a genomic segment contains:
- a CDS encoding class I SAM-dependent methyltransferase: MTSNPAVRPEIIDFYSRSDEAARLQTTATGTLEFARTRELLRRHLPPAPARVLDVGGGPGTHARWLADNGYTVHVVDPVPKHVTQAAAIDGVTAELGDARCLTAADRTYDVVLLLGPLYHLHDKTDRISALTEAARVARPRGLIAAAAISRYSPLLDYIATTGITESAIQDGVRDTLAQGRYAGQRGFTVAYFQTSTELRAEVTEAGLTDPSLYGIEGPGWVAVKAIEKYTSANLMGTDMYEAALAAARIAEPHAALTDASAHILAITGP; the protein is encoded by the coding sequence ATGACGAGCAACCCCGCTGTGCGCCCGGAGATCATCGACTTCTACAGCCGGTCCGACGAAGCCGCACGGCTGCAGACCACCGCCACAGGCACCCTGGAGTTCGCGCGCACCCGCGAGTTACTGCGCCGCCACCTCCCACCGGCACCGGCCCGCGTGCTCGATGTCGGCGGTGGTCCCGGAACGCACGCCCGATGGTTGGCCGACAACGGCTACACGGTGCACGTCGTGGACCCCGTCCCCAAGCACGTCACCCAGGCAGCCGCCATCGACGGCGTGACGGCCGAGCTGGGCGACGCCCGCTGCCTCACCGCCGCGGACAGGACGTACGACGTCGTTCTGCTTCTCGGCCCGCTCTACCACCTCCACGACAAGACCGACCGGATCTCCGCGCTGACGGAGGCGGCCCGCGTGGCCCGGCCTCGCGGACTCATCGCCGCGGCGGCGATCTCCCGCTATTCGCCCCTCCTCGACTACATCGCGACCACCGGTATCACCGAGTCCGCGATCCAGGACGGGGTCCGTGACACCCTGGCCCAGGGCCGCTACGCCGGACAGCGCGGCTTCACCGTCGCCTACTTCCAGACCTCCACCGAGCTGCGCGCGGAGGTCACGGAGGCCGGACTTACCGACCCCAGCCTCTACGGAATCGAAGGACCCGGCTGGGTGGCGGTCAAGGCCATCGAGAAGTACACCAGCGCCAACCTCATGGGCACGGACATGTACGAAGCGGCCCTCGCCGCGGCCCGCATCGCGGAACCGCACGCGGCCCTCACCGATGCCTCTGCCCACATTCTCGCCATCACCGGGCCCTGA
- a CDS encoding WhiB family transcriptional regulator translates to MRHITTHDAPATGLRGIGDTSWHTRGACHGMDVEDAETVFFPGPRDHEEIAEAKELCGWCPVRRECLDFALENVLKEGIWGGLTEAERRPLHDNLHQRLDYRRVTAFFQGRDVHLTEAERQVAIDHAYVRGWRPDRLAAALQISPKHARDLLRQAANKVFDRDRNYGVPRPKKKRKKAPKPQGTPAPAAPVTQQPTGRPAASNPAPAPLGKAA, encoded by the coding sequence TTGCGCCACATCACCACCCACGACGCCCCGGCCACGGGCCTGCGCGGCATCGGAGACACCAGCTGGCACACCCGCGGAGCGTGCCACGGCATGGACGTCGAGGACGCCGAAACCGTCTTTTTCCCCGGGCCTCGGGACCACGAGGAGATCGCGGAGGCGAAGGAGCTGTGCGGCTGGTGCCCCGTACGCCGCGAGTGCCTGGACTTCGCCCTGGAGAACGTCCTCAAGGAAGGCATCTGGGGCGGCCTGACCGAAGCCGAGCGGCGCCCGCTGCACGACAACCTGCACCAGCGCCTGGACTACCGGCGCGTGACCGCCTTCTTCCAGGGACGCGATGTGCACCTGACCGAGGCCGAGCGGCAGGTCGCCATCGACCACGCCTACGTCCGGGGCTGGCGGCCCGACCGGCTCGCCGCCGCCCTGCAGATCAGCCCCAAGCACGCCCGTGACCTGCTCCGGCAGGCCGCCAACAAGGTCTTCGACCGCGACCGCAACTACGGCGTGCCCCGCCCCAAGAAGAAGCGGAAGAAGGCCCCCAAGCCCCAGGGCACCCCCGCGCCCGCAGCTCCCGTCACTCAGCAGCCGACAGGCCGCCCGGCAGCGTCGAACCCGGCGCCCGCCCCTCTCGGAAAGGCAGCATGA
- a CDS encoding SDR family oxidoreductase, which yields MTLLIVGGSGFLGTELVRQAVLAGRPTAATYTTRPGSAPGITWRSLDLRDPGSVEAVVAEVNPRVIVNASSGGADWAVTAEGPVRLAIAAAKAGSRMIQVSTDAVFSGKSHVPYDEHCRPDPITPYGAAKAAAETVLLLHPDAVVARTSLIIGDGQSEHERTVHALATGTRDGVLFTDDFRCPVHASDLAAALLELASGDTTGVHHLGGNQALSRHELGVLIARRDGLDASRLPAGLRADSPLPGPLDIRLDSRSTQRKLRTTLRGAHQFLALGRPHQHRCQSS from the coding sequence ATGACGCTGCTGATCGTAGGTGGGTCCGGGTTCCTGGGCACCGAGCTGGTCCGGCAAGCTGTATTGGCGGGGCGCCCGACAGCCGCGACCTATACGACCAGGCCCGGCAGTGCTCCGGGGATTACCTGGCGCAGTCTCGACCTGCGGGATCCCGGGAGCGTGGAAGCGGTCGTGGCCGAGGTGAACCCTCGCGTCATCGTCAATGCGTCGAGCGGCGGGGCCGACTGGGCAGTCACAGCCGAGGGACCCGTCCGCCTCGCGATCGCCGCGGCGAAGGCCGGAAGCAGAATGATCCAGGTCTCCACCGACGCCGTCTTCTCCGGCAAGAGCCACGTTCCCTACGACGAACACTGCAGGCCCGACCCCATCACCCCGTACGGAGCGGCGAAGGCCGCCGCGGAAACGGTGCTGCTGCTTCATCCGGACGCCGTCGTGGCCCGCACCTCGCTGATCATCGGCGACGGCCAGTCCGAGCACGAACGCACCGTCCACGCACTGGCCACCGGCACCCGCGATGGCGTCCTCTTCACAGACGACTTCCGATGCCCGGTCCACGCGAGCGATCTGGCCGCAGCGCTCCTCGAACTCGCGTCGGGCGACACGACCGGCGTCCACCACCTCGGCGGGAACCAGGCTCTCAGCCGGCACGAGCTGGGCGTGCTCATCGCCCGACGCGACGGACTCGACGCATCGCGACTGCCCGCCGGCCTACGGGCCGACAGCCCCCTGCCCGGGCCCCTCGACATCCGCCTGGACAGCCGCTCGACACAGCGCAAGTTGCGCACCACGCTGCGCGGCGCGCACCAGTTCCTCGCCCTGGGA
- a CDS encoding DUF317 domain-containing protein, with amino-acid sequence MEAPLYPDFPPDPSIPPGGQPAFWVGPRHLAGDDGCLYDGVADTLSGLGWTSLTIVRGRHEPDEEPQDRQVLRSTVLHISSDTLRWAQWSLADEPFHLGDLPIASQISARADTSSPLASWSCYFTTDVPGEAVADFLVALDARDQPAVPFAGPELVLDAVAAHGWLRDIDQPDAAATDPTFTSHISLGEVPPLIQDADPRALTTEADEPGPVGWQAWAEPALGAPCLWAASFGASAPHDLVAAFATSLSSTAPVLRRVLPEATRERLLRASA; translated from the coding sequence TTGGAGGCGCCCCTGTACCCCGACTTCCCGCCCGACCCGTCCATTCCGCCCGGCGGCCAGCCCGCGTTCTGGGTCGGCCCCCGGCATCTGGCCGGTGACGACGGGTGCCTTTACGACGGCGTTGCCGACACGCTCTCCGGTCTGGGCTGGACGAGCCTGACGATTGTCCGCGGACGTCATGAGCCGGACGAGGAACCCCAGGACCGCCAGGTCCTGCGCAGCACCGTTCTGCACATCAGCTCCGACACCCTCCGATGGGCGCAGTGGAGCCTGGCGGACGAGCCGTTCCACCTGGGAGACCTGCCGATCGCCTCGCAGATCTCCGCCCGCGCGGACACCAGCAGCCCGCTCGCGTCGTGGTCGTGCTACTTCACCACCGACGTCCCAGGCGAGGCTGTGGCCGACTTCCTCGTCGCGCTCGACGCCCGAGACCAGCCCGCCGTGCCGTTCGCCGGACCCGAACTGGTCCTCGACGCCGTAGCCGCACACGGCTGGCTCCGCGACATCGACCAGCCCGACGCGGCAGCGACAGACCCGACGTTCACCTCGCACATCAGCCTCGGCGAGGTACCGCCCCTCATCCAGGACGCCGACCCGCGCGCCCTGACGACCGAGGCCGACGAGCCAGGACCAGTCGGATGGCAGGCATGGGCCGAGCCCGCGCTCGGCGCCCCCTGCCTGTGGGCGGCCTCCTTCGGAGCCAGCGCCCCGCACGACCTCGTGGCAGCTTTCGCCACTTCCCTCAGCTCGACCGCACCGGTCCTGCGCCGGGTGCTGCCCGAGGCCACCCGGGAGCGACTGCTGCGGGCGTCGGCCTAG
- a CDS encoding plasmid mobilization protein → MTNARKNGTAPEPDPDSNSVSGRASWGGSVASANPAPKWDGEDLHRGAQVQEASTEGGSKPGQEKRPTESRSHRERAVRARQRPRQPRATKRLHQPNTRFNEEEFALIKSAAARCNLSVAGFLARAALAAARDLDRTSAEIADEREVITALFDSRRRLGWAGSNLNQAVKALNSGADAPQLDAAVAAVRRAADTAHAAATRLIERHGA, encoded by the coding sequence ATGACGAACGCACGCAAGAACGGCACCGCCCCGGAACCTGATCCCGACTCCAACTCGGTCTCGGGGCGAGCAAGTTGGGGCGGAAGCGTAGCTTCCGCCAACCCCGCCCCCAAGTGGGACGGGGAGGACCTGCACCGGGGGGCGCAGGTCCAGGAGGCTTCGACCGAGGGCGGATCGAAGCCGGGACAGGAGAAGAGGCCGACCGAGAGCCGCAGCCACCGCGAGCGCGCTGTGCGCGCTCGTCAGCGTCCGCGTCAGCCTCGCGCCACGAAGCGCCTGCACCAGCCCAACACTCGTTTCAACGAAGAAGAGTTCGCGCTGATCAAGTCCGCCGCCGCCCGATGCAACCTGTCCGTCGCCGGGTTCCTCGCCCGCGCCGCGCTCGCCGCAGCCCGCGACCTCGACCGAACCAGCGCCGAGATAGCCGACGAACGCGAAGTGATCACAGCCCTGTTCGACAGCCGGCGTCGGCTCGGCTGGGCCGGCAGCAACCTCAACCAGGCCGTCAAGGCACTCAACTCCGGCGCGGACGCTCCCCAGCTCGATGCGGCCGTCGCCGCCGTACGGCGGGCCGCCGACACCGCGCATGCAGCCGCCACACGCCTGATCGAACGCCACGGCGCATGA
- a CDS encoding DUF317 domain-containing protein, with product MTVAPVGSGFATTVEALRLREWQLGPGQPTLVMDQFSAEDFHLIVDDRADVHVSSKDGRFYLGWFPLGRPGTDGEGWKIAVSGTAKVRGYHLSFDIETPADIVAAAVARVLETSRRVRQRAHE from the coding sequence GTGACCGTAGCGCCCGTGGGCTCCGGTTTCGCTACCACCGTTGAAGCCCTGCGGCTGCGTGAGTGGCAGCTCGGACCCGGCCAGCCCACGCTGGTGATGGACCAGTTCTCCGCAGAGGACTTCCACCTGATTGTGGACGACCGTGCGGACGTGCACGTCAGCTCGAAGGACGGCCGGTTCTACCTCGGCTGGTTCCCGCTCGGCCGTCCCGGTACGGACGGTGAGGGATGGAAGATCGCTGTGTCCGGCACGGCCAAGGTGCGTGGTTACCACCTGTCGTTCGACATCGAGACGCCGGCCGACATCGTCGCCGCCGCCGTGGCGCGTGTGCTGGAGACCTCACGTCGTGTACGACAGCGCGCCCACGAGTAA
- a CDS encoding relaxase/mobilization nuclease domain-containing protein encodes MIPSVNNLGSRTFGLLKYLYDTGKYEDHTDPHLVASFDGMAPDPGRDPNATLEDLQQLLDQPVMALPKHARPAKHVWHTSVRATADDRILSDEEWGEIARRIVAATGIDPGDGQPGCRWAAVRHADDHIHIVATLVCEDGSRPDDFRSGKRAQAECRLIEKELGLHQVASGDGTAAQRPTSAERHKAERQGRERTAREELRETVRRAVSGARSDEEFFDRLAAAGLLIRKRAAPSGDLLGYKVALPDDLNKDGEPVFYPGARLAPDLSLPRIRERWSGGTGAEPTPRKEDMVRTGPGAPASARRGTASAAWQAVLIVEHGDDAVAAAHIAAAGEVLDALAKTSAAHTRRELRDAATAFERASRSHVRAVRGHDRAMRQAARDLVHGGPALGRGEDGATTAMAIDMLFFLITAAAHWHARKGHAQQAEAAAQAAGHLRTAYRAAAAQPLGVLYQRGRRLSRPVLQRRTVLLREALPGLAERILAEPGWYALAATIAEAEAAGHDPAALLSAAVGRRELGTAESVSDVLVWRMRRTADLPADASPLSESGAAGVQSATRRTATQTSAPGRRRSGEETSGKAR; translated from the coding sequence ATGATCCCCAGCGTCAACAACCTCGGATCACGGACCTTCGGCCTCCTCAAGTACCTCTACGACACGGGCAAGTACGAGGACCACACCGACCCCCACCTCGTGGCCTCCTTCGACGGCATGGCCCCCGACCCCGGCCGCGACCCGAACGCCACCCTCGAAGACCTGCAGCAGCTCCTGGACCAGCCCGTGATGGCCCTGCCGAAGCATGCCCGCCCGGCCAAGCACGTCTGGCACACCTCCGTGCGCGCGACGGCGGACGACCGGATCCTGTCCGACGAGGAATGGGGTGAGATCGCCCGGCGGATCGTGGCCGCCACCGGCATCGACCCCGGCGACGGGCAGCCCGGCTGCCGCTGGGCCGCCGTACGCCACGCCGACGACCACATCCACATCGTCGCCACCCTGGTGTGCGAGGACGGCAGCCGCCCCGACGACTTCCGCTCCGGCAAACGCGCCCAGGCCGAGTGCCGCCTCATCGAGAAGGAACTCGGCCTCCACCAGGTCGCCTCCGGCGACGGCACCGCCGCCCAGCGGCCCACCAGCGCCGAACGCCACAAGGCCGAACGCCAGGGTCGCGAGCGCACCGCCCGCGAGGAGCTGCGCGAGACGGTACGGCGCGCGGTGTCCGGTGCGAGGAGTGACGAGGAGTTCTTCGACCGGCTCGCCGCCGCCGGTCTCCTGATCCGTAAGCGCGCCGCGCCCTCCGGAGACCTCCTCGGATACAAGGTCGCTCTGCCCGACGACCTGAACAAGGACGGCGAGCCGGTGTTCTACCCCGGCGCGCGCCTGGCCCCCGACCTGTCGCTGCCCCGGATCCGGGAGCGCTGGTCCGGCGGCACCGGGGCCGAGCCGACTCCACGGAAGGAGGACATGGTCCGTACGGGGCCCGGTGCACCGGCCTCCGCCCGCCGCGGGACGGCATCGGCCGCGTGGCAGGCCGTGCTCATCGTCGAGCACGGCGACGACGCGGTCGCCGCCGCCCACATCGCCGCCGCCGGCGAGGTCTTGGACGCGCTCGCGAAGACCTCCGCCGCACACACCCGCCGCGAACTGCGAGACGCCGCAACAGCGTTCGAGCGGGCCTCCCGCTCCCACGTGCGCGCCGTACGCGGGCACGACCGCGCGATGCGGCAGGCCGCCCGCGACCTCGTCCACGGCGGGCCCGCCCTCGGCCGTGGTGAGGACGGTGCCACCACCGCGATGGCGATCGACATGCTGTTCTTCCTCATCACCGCCGCCGCCCACTGGCACGCGAGAAAGGGCCATGCCCAGCAGGCCGAAGCCGCCGCCCAGGCGGCCGGGCATCTGCGCACCGCCTACCGGGCCGCCGCCGCTCAGCCGCTCGGCGTGCTCTACCAGCGGGGCCGACGTCTGAGCCGGCCGGTGCTCCAGCGGCGGACCGTGCTGCTGCGCGAAGCGCTGCCGGGGCTCGCGGAGCGGATCCTCGCCGAGCCCGGCTGGTACGCCCTGGCCGCGACCATCGCGGAAGCCGAAGCCGCCGGCCACGATCCCGCCGCTCTTCTGTCCGCTGCGGTCGGGCGTCGTGAACTCGGCACCGCGGAGTCGGTGAGCGACGTGCTGGTGTGGCGGATGCGGCGGACGGCCGATCTGCCCGCCGACGCCTCGCCCCTGTCCGAGAGCGGCGCCGCTGGGGTCCAGTCCGCAACGCGCAGGACGGCCACCCAGACTTCCGCGCCCGGCCGCCGCCGCAGCGGGGAGGAGACATCGGGCAAAGCCCGGTGA
- a CDS encoding DUF3800 domain-containing protein — translation MSTSPMERPVVYVDESANSGQNLLDPHQPVFTVAGVHLPDYLAASIVDEVRGQLPRNLREPKYTSLAGSSGGRKALMNAFARLPEGSVRTYLVHKRFMVMTKMVDVIVEPMAHRDGYNLYEGKETLALANMLHLAGPVMGDADAYDRMLQAFVNWVRQKATTDELYAAIAALKTSVQSQQFAEYVEVLEYGRPVADETAAEIASQGHRDELDPAIPSLYCLATTFGQTLGKFRLVHDASKVVDRNTTRLHTVHFLPDPARPGEFMNPFMGGIEFADSKDHPQLQVADWAAGATRQWAQWMAGGGGDQFSRGLEPVVRPWLIDGIWPAPVEGSET, via the coding sequence ATGTCCACTTCACCCATGGAGCGCCCCGTCGTTTACGTCGACGAGTCCGCCAACTCGGGCCAGAACCTCCTCGACCCGCACCAACCTGTCTTCACGGTGGCCGGGGTTCACCTCCCTGACTACCTCGCCGCCTCCATCGTCGACGAGGTCCGTGGGCAGCTCCCGCGCAATCTGCGCGAGCCGAAGTACACGTCGTTGGCGGGTTCCAGCGGCGGACGGAAGGCGCTGATGAACGCCTTCGCGCGCCTGCCCGAGGGGAGCGTGCGGACGTACCTGGTCCACAAGCGATTCATGGTGATGACCAAGATGGTCGACGTCATCGTGGAACCCATGGCGCACCGGGACGGCTACAACCTGTACGAGGGGAAGGAAACCCTCGCCCTGGCGAACATGCTGCACCTGGCCGGCCCGGTCATGGGGGATGCGGACGCCTACGACCGGATGCTCCAGGCGTTCGTGAACTGGGTCCGGCAGAAGGCCACGACCGACGAGCTGTACGCGGCCATAGCCGCCCTCAAGACCTCCGTGCAAAGCCAGCAGTTCGCCGAGTACGTGGAGGTCCTGGAATACGGCCGGCCCGTCGCTGACGAGACCGCAGCGGAGATCGCATCCCAGGGGCATCGGGACGAGCTGGATCCGGCTATCCCAAGCTTGTACTGCCTCGCCACCACGTTCGGTCAGACCCTGGGCAAGTTCCGCCTGGTGCACGACGCATCGAAAGTAGTCGACCGCAACACCACCCGCCTGCACACCGTGCACTTCCTCCCCGATCCCGCGCGGCCGGGCGAGTTCATGAACCCCTTCATGGGCGGCATCGAGTTCGCGGACAGCAAGGACCACCCGCAGCTCCAGGTGGCGGACTGGGCTGCGGGCGCGACGCGCCAGTGGGCGCAGTGGATGGCAGGTGGCGGCGGGGACCAGTTCTCCCGCGGCCTGGAGCCGGTTGTCCGACCCTGGCTCATCGACGGCATATGGCCGGCTCCCGTGGAGGGCTCAGAGACATGA